The window CTACTGAAGTAGTTACAGTTAAATGTTGGGGCACATTGGAAGAAGCATGCTTTTTCGCATGTGCCAGCTGGTCGTGATAGAAAAAGAAGATGAGGAAAGGGTATTGTGTAGATGCAATAGAATATGCAGTTTTCTTTATTAGATTTGCATcattattttgaactttcaaaccCCAGAGTAATCTCACATTTGCTATTGATTCCGGGGACTCAAAAGGAGAAAGAAATGTGGCTGAAGGTATCTTACCGGAAGAAATAGGATAAAGAGTACTTTTTGGTTTAGAACTACAGATGGTATAGTGCTGAGATTTCGAAATATTGCTTCCTTTGTAGCCTAATAAACACCATTGGTACTTCTCATTGCTTGAGAACATAATTTGGAGTGTTAATAGTCTTTGTCTGCTCTTTACAGTTTGGATTTCTTTTTCTCAAACCCTTCAAAATCTTTTTGGCAATTTTGATGGTGGCACAGTGATATATCTACATAGGCATCAGATGTCCGTGATGGTGGCATCAATAGTTGTTTTATGGTGGCTCATAGAAACAACTTCACCCATTTTATagatgtttttcttcttctttcctttcaTTTTTAACTCTGGTTGACTATTATGCTTAACTTTgtttcaacaacaaaaaaataattatgaAGAAAATGTTGTGTTCGCTCTTTCTCGTGTTAGTTAGGTGCTTGTGTAATTGAACAATTTTAGATGAAAAGTTAGTGGCTACACTTCTAATTTCTAACTTGAAGAATGATGATTTTGTCtggaaaaaaaaacatgaaacttGAATAACCAATGTTTTGTGCTTTTGGTGCAGATACAACTTTCATTTGTTCCCTCGTGATGAGTTAAAAATAGGGATGCCTTCTTATAGTTTCTCTTGTCAATCATCATATTTGACCTCTATGGCTCGACAAGGTTTTGATTTCAATGCCTGCATATATGATGGTAAGCTGAGCTAGACTGGTTTGAAATGTAATGCATCACTGACATGTTTTCGTTAAGTATTCATTTTGACTTTGAATCTTAACTGCTTTCATTGttctttttttattataataGATGTTACTGTTTTCTCCTGCATACCGTTTGCTGCCCCAGAGTAGCTTTTGACTGAAAGCTTGAATTAACCTTCCTGTCCCCCCACCTTTCTTGACCTGACAGGCATATCATATTTATCCAGATCGCAAGAATCAGCTGCAATAGATAGAATTGGAAATGCATCACATATTACCCGTAAAGTGCAATCTCCATCAGGGCATACAGTTGCTGATTCCGTATTTGCAGAAAGGATcaaatctcgagttaagcattGGATAAGTTCTTGCAGAGACACCAACAAGAAGCCTGAAGGTGCGCAAAATGGTATAGATTATGTTTGTCAATCCAACTCTTCTCTGCTCTCTCATTTATACTCGTGACATCTTCCAGATGCTTTAATCAGTGCCTTGAGAAAAATTGTCTCGGGAGATGAAGTATATGGATCCAGACCATGCTTGAGCATAGATGTATGCAGTGAACGTCAAGTGCACCTTGTGTTGGAGGTTTCTATCTTGTCTCTTTTACCTTTTGAATTATTCTCTTGAATTttgaaaccccccccccccccccaaaaaaaaaaaaaaaaaaaaaactagagatGCCAAGATTGACAACAATTGAAAGTTTAGACATAATCGAATTTGGATTATTGTAACCTAGGTAGGTTACAATAATCCAAATTCGATTATGTCTGAACACTGATGTTTTAAGATTTCAATTGTTGTCAATCATGAAGGTCCTGCATATTCCATTATATTGAATGAAAAATCACTTGATAGTTTAAACTGATATTTGTTGAACTTTTATATTGGGTCAGACACTGAAGGATTTTGTTGATGTCATACCTTTACTAACCCCAGCAAAGGGAGGGATGACAATGTCTATTCGAGTTGTTTTGACAAGTTCAGAAGAAGACAAAATTCTTTTACAGGTAATTAACTAGCTTACGGTCTTTGTTTGTAATGCTTGTTAttgttaatgactcatttcctCCTTTGGATATTGCTTTATACTCGCAGAAGGAACTTCAAAATGAGGAGAAGGAGCATAACAAGCGCATTCGTGGCTTTCGAGAGGTGATCGATTTGATTTCCGCTTCTCAGAAACCCGTTGTTGTCCACAACTCTCTTAATGGTCAATCTCTAAGTGGAAAATTTTGCTCATGTTAGAATTTGTGGCTCCCATACCTTTGTGATATTTATACATGTTGCATTTTATTCGGCAGATTTTACCTTTGTCCATTCCAAGTTCTTAGCTCCATTGCCACCAACGCTGGATGAATTCAAAAGTTCATTATGTGAGGTCTTCCCAAACGTACTTGATGTCACCCATCTTATGAAGGAAATCAGCCCTCTGAAAAAAGTGAACAATTTGCCTGCAAGTATCTCATATTTGAAACAAAGATTTTTTGCCCCTGTTGATATGGAGATATCTAACCAAGGTAATTTAGAACAATCATATTTCCACCTTTCTTtataacagggagatcggttttATGGCCCGTTACAAGTGTTATTTTAGTTATATAGCCCTTTTCACGGGAGATTGATAGAAATTAACACAGGAGATTTGTAAATAAAATATATGTAGGATCATTTTTCTTCTATTCAAATTGTAACTGTTTATAGGAGATCATTTCCTCCGTTATAACGTGGTTATACTTATAAACACTTGCAGCATGTAGCCAGCGGGAAATGACAATATTCATGTGAAGGAAGTTTTCCTTCTTGCTAATTTATTACAacatttttatgttaaaaacctATCTATTCTAGATTCTCTCTCATCTCCCTCCACCCCTTCCCCAAAATTCTCTTTTAGTTATGTTGCTAATTGGACTCGACTATTTCTGGCTTTGCATGTAAAATTGCCATCGGTTTCTTTTTCAACTGTTTAGATCAATTCTAATCAGTGTTAAATTACTTACAGCAGCTGAGGCCACGGAAGTGAAGACTCTGGGACATGATGTTTTGAAGATAAGCGAATTGTTTGCGAAGCTGTACTCCATactgaaaattgctccaaaagcTCCTGAAGCTGCTGAGGGCCATTTGCCTGATGCAATTGAATGCTACATAAACTTGTTTAACCCTTGCTTTGCCAGTTCTCATGGTCTTGCTGATGAAGGTGTTAGTGTGTGGACTGACAATACTAGAAAAATTAGTATTAAGAATCTGGTTTTCCTATGGGGATTCAGGGGTGGGACATCTGCAGGACAGCTGAAAAGCCTCCTATATGGTTCACATGAAGTTTTCCATAATGAATTTGATGTTAGGCTAGTGGATAAAAGCTGTGCTGTAGTTGTTTTTGGGAACCCTGGCTTTTCGGAAGTCCTGTTGCAGCTAATGGATTCTGGAGGTATCTGTACTAGTACCCTGAAGGAGATGCTGGCAGACGGCCTGACAGCCGCAGGTTATGAGGCATACCAAAAAGTCTGTGAGTTAGGTCTATGGGAAGCAGATTTGGCCAGTTCATTCGAAAGGGCTTTGGAAGAAAATGATAGCTTCTCAGAAGCTCACTCTCAGGAGCTTCCGGGGATATGTTGGAATAATGATGAAATGATTAACCTGGATGACCTTTAAGACGCTCCATATAGATCTGATTCATATCTAACATTACAAGAGCCAAGAAAGGCTGCTTTCTGGTCAGTGGCGAGTCGATATACTATGATCCTATAGATTTTGTTGGTGGCCCGTTTATTGCCATTGGGGATGTATGCAGGAATCAAATTCATAATTGATGCATCAAATGGGGAGAGTAGCTGCTGACATGGAACATTCAGCCATTGTATTTAAGTAAACAGGTATCCTAAGATTGATGGCATTTACTTCTTTCAAGCTGACAAAGCAGGGTGGTCATGTATTTTTTGGACGATGAGATGTGAGGATAGCTGAATGTTGGAGGATAATTCAGTAGAGTGGCATTATTTGGTGTAGCAAAGAATCTGTTTATTGGGTCGTCGTTTTCCTTTCCCACTTGCCAAGTTGTTCTTGCCAAGTTTCTTATCTGGTGGTGTATGTTTGAAGTTGTAGAGTTTGCAAACATTGAGTTTTTGCATGTGAAGCGAAAGTGTAATGAGATTACTTACATAATGTCTTTTTTTCAGTTGATGGCTAAGCAATTCATTCTGTTCAACATT is drawn from Nicotiana tabacum cultivar K326 chromosome 22, ASM71507v2, whole genome shotgun sequence and contains these coding sequences:
- the LOC107794392 gene encoding poly(A)-specific ribonuclease PARN-like isoform X1 → MLQRRLFCTRISKTILQSNPGHNHSKWSVKQVTKSSFSATLEEISTFISDSDFIAVSLKNTGAYSAPWQRILPIDTAHTAYLKAKYAAERFQVLQFAVCPFSIRGSKLIVHPYNFHLFPRDELKIGMPSYSFSCQSSYLTSMARQGFDFNACIYDGISYLSRSQESAAIDRIGNASHITRKVQSPSGHTVADSVFAERIKSRVKHWISSCRDTNKKPEDALISALRKIVSGDEVYGSRPCLSIDVCSERQVHLVLETLKDFVDVIPLLTPAKGGMTMSIRVVLTSSEEDKILLQKELQNEEKEHNKRIRGFREVIDLISASQKPVVVHNSLNDFTFVHSKFLAPLPPTLDEFKSSLCEVFPNVLDVTHLMKEISPLKKVNNLPASISYLKQRFFAPVDMEISNQAAEATEVKTLGHDVLKISELFAKLYSILKIAPKAPEAAEGHLPDAIECYINLFNPCFASSHGLADEGVSVWTDNTRKISIKNLVFLWGFRGGTSAGQLKSLLYGSHEVFHNEFDVRLVDKSCAVVVFGNPGFSEVLLQLMDSGGICTSTLKEMLADGLTAAGYEAYQKVCELGLWEADLASSFERALEENDSFSEAHSQELPGICWNNDEMINLDDL
- the LOC107794392 gene encoding poly(A)-specific ribonuclease PARN-like isoform X2: MLQRRLFCTRISKTILQSNPGHNHSKWSVKQVTKSSFSATLEEISTFISDSDFIAVSLKNTGAYSAPWQRILPIDTAHTAYLKAKYAAERFQVLQFAVCPFSIRGSKLIVHPYNFHLFPRDELKIGMPSYSFSCQSSYLTSMARQGFDFNACIYDGISYLSRSQESAAIDRIGNASHITRKVQSPSGHTVADSVFAERIKSRVKHWISSCRDTNKKPEDALISALRKIVSGDEVYGSRPCLSIDVCSERQVHLVLETLKDFVDVIPLLTPAKGGMTMSIRVVLTSSEEDKILLQKELQNEEKEHNKRIRGFREVIDLISASQKPVVVHNSLNDFTFVHSKFLAPLPPTLDEFKSSLCEVFPNVLDVTHLMKEISPLKKVNNLPASISYLKQRFFAPVDMEISNQAEATEVKTLGHDVLKISELFAKLYSILKIAPKAPEAAEGHLPDAIECYINLFNPCFASSHGLADEGVSVWTDNTRKISIKNLVFLWGFRGGTSAGQLKSLLYGSHEVFHNEFDVRLVDKSCAVVVFGNPGFSEVLLQLMDSGGICTSTLKEMLADGLTAAGYEAYQKVCELGLWEADLASSFERALEENDSFSEAHSQELPGICWNNDEMINLDDL